The Paraburkholderia agricolaris genome includes the window CATCACGTCGCGACGAGCGCGCAAGGCGCTGCCGCCGTCGTCGCGTATTCGGGGCGGCTCGCTTCGGTAATCGTCGCGCAGAACCGCACGCCGCTCACGCTCGTGCACGGCGAGGAAGACGAAGTGATCCCGGTACAGGAGCTGGAATACGCCGCGGACGCATTCAACAGCGCCGGCTACGCGGTCGACGCCTACGCGTTGCCCGGCATCGGTCACACGATAAACGCGGACGGTGTCGAGCTCGGCAAGCAGGCGCTGGAGCATGTCTTGGGTGCTTTGTCGCGCGATTGACTCGCCCAGAATTGAAAAGTGGCCCTAAAGATTCTGATTTACTTGCCGTTAACTGCTCATTGGTATGAAAATCACCCCCGCCGCGCGGATCGCGCAACGCCCAACTGGGCGTGCCAAGCGGTTCGGGTAACCGGGGGCGCATTTTCAGACTGCCCAGCAAGGGCGGATAACGACACATCAGAGCCTTCCTATGGCCAGACCGACGCCGCATTACCCGATTTTCGATCGACTGTTCCGTCAGTCCGTGACGGTGGACCTCGGCACGGCCAATACCCTTATCTATACCGACAACGGCGGCATCGTGCTGAACGAGCCGTCCGTCGTGGCGTTCCAGAAAGAGTCCGGCGCCGGCCAGAAACGTGTGGCGGCCGTGGGCACCGAAGCGCGCCAGCTACTTGGCCGTGCTCCGGGCAACGTCGAAGCCGTGCGGCCGATGCGGCACGGCGTGATCGCCAATTTCTCCGCGGCCGAACAGATGATCCGGCAATTTGTCGACATGGCGCGCCCGCGGCCGCTGTTCAGCCGGCGCGCGGCCTTCACCCTGTGCGTGCCGGCGGGGGCGACCCAGGTCGAGCGCCGCGCGATCAAGGAAGCGGCGGTGGCGGCCGGCGCGTGGAAGGTCAGTCTGATCGGCGAATCGCTGGCGTCGGCGGTTGGCGCGGGCCTGCCGGTGTCGGAGGCGGTCGGCTCGATGGTGGTCGACATCGGCGGCGGCACGACCGAAGTCGGCGTGATCTCGCTCGGCGGCCTCGCCTATAGTGGCTCGGTTCGCGTGGGCGGCGACAGTTTCGACATGGAAATCGTCAGTTACGTACGCAGCCTGTATGGCGTGCTGCTTGGCGAGCAAACCGCTGAACACGTCAAGAAGGGCATCGGTTCCGCCGTACGCGACGTGCCGCTCGAGCATATGAACGCAACCGGGCGTAGCGTCGACGACGGCTTGCCGCGCACGGTTCAGTTGAGCAATCACGATATCGCCGATGCAATCGAGGGGCCGCTGCGTCAGGTGATCGGCGCGGTGAAACGTGCGCTTGAAACGGCGCCGGCCGAGTTGGTGACCGATATCGCGCATAGCGGCATCGTCCTGACCGGCGGCGGTGCGCTGCTCGGCAATCTGGGCCGCCGCCTGACCAACGATCTCGGACTCGAGGTCCGCGTCGCCGATGAACCGCTTACTTGCGCGGTGCGAGGCGCGGGCGCGGCAGCGGCCGCCGGTTTGCTGGACGAAAGCGCCTACGAGTGATCTGATTCGACCTAAGCCGCCCCGCGCGCGTCGAACGAGCCTCAGCGGATATTCAATGGCTGTGTGACAATACGCGTCGTATCCCAATTTTAGGGATGCGAATCCGCTTTCTTCTTCGAATCCATTTCTAGCCGTCGCCGCTGACAGGTTCAGCCGTCGCCGCGCTGTCCGTGAACCACCTGTGAATCAGTCCGTTTCCGCTTCGTCCTCTGCCGCCTCTCCGGCCTTTATCGAACTGCATAGCGGCCTGCGCATGCCCTATGTGGAAACCGGGGAGGGTGAGCTGCTGCTGTTCGTGCATGGCTCGCTGTGCGATTACCGCTATTGGCAACCTCAGCTGGCGGGTTTGTCGAAGCAGTACCGCTGCGTCTCGGTGAGCCTCACGCATTACTGGCCGGTGACGGATACCGAGCCCGATCAGCCGTTCAGCTGGAGCGAACATGCGGACGATGTGGCTGAGTTCATCGATCGTTTCGGCGCCGGGCCGGCGCACGTGGTGGGGCATTCGCGCGGCGGCTGCGTGGCATTCCATTTCGCGCGGCGTCATCCGCAATACGTGCGCACGTTGACGCTGGCCGACCCGGGCGGCCCGTTGCAGATCGCCGGCCGCCCGCCCGCGACTTTGCCGGAAACCGTCAATGCATTGCGTGCGAAAGCCGCACAACTGATCGAAACAGGGGACGTGGAAGCGGGCTTGCAGCTGTTTGTCGATTCGGTGAGCCGGCCCGGGTTCTGGGCCATGAGCACGCCGGGCTTTCGCAGGATGGCGACCGACAACGCCCACACGCTCGCGCGTCAATTCCGCGACCCGTTGCCGGCCTACGTGCCCGAACAGGCCGCCGAGGTGCGTTGCCCGGTGCTATTGATCGACGGCGAGAAGAGTCCCGACATGTTCCGCCGCACGGCGACGGCGCTGCAAACCTGGCTGCCGGATTCGCGCCGCGAAACTGTGCGTGGCGCTTCGCACGGAATGAATCTCGCGCATCCGGCAGCATTCAATCGCTACGTCGACGAGTTCATTCGTTCAGTGGACGTTTGATAAGCGCACGATGAGCGCTTCGTGCACCCGCCCGCGTATCGGGGCGGTGCGCTTTCAATTGATCGCCTGGTGCGGTTCAGGCCTTGCGATGCGCGTCTTTATCGAGTGCACGTTCCGCGGCTTCGCCGACGAGGCCGTGGTAATACAGATGCACGCCGATCGCGAGCGAGTCGTTGCGAATTTCGTGGAAGGCTTTCCATGCCTTCGCCGGGTCTTTGAACAGCAGATAGTGCGCTTCGTGCGCGATCAGATCCGCGACTTCATGCAGGCCGTGGCCATGCAGCACATTCACAAGTTCGTCGAGGCTGCGATGGGTGCGCGCGTCGGTGCGCGGGTAGAGCATATGCAGTACCGCCACGTCCTGTGTTTTTAGTGCTGCCGACAAGGCCACAACGATGTCCTGGTGATTCAGTGCGGTGACGACGTTGTCTTCGTTGTGGACGTGATCCGGAAACAGCATTTCGAGAGAGGCGTTCATCTGGTCCTTCCTGTTCTTCTGGCTGATTAAAAAGGCCCGCCGTAGGACGGCGGGCCAAAGACAGCGATGTGTTCGCAGGGGAAGCAAAACACAACTTCAGTATCGCAGAGCGGCGGGGCTTGTGCAGCTTGACTG containing:
- a CDS encoding alpha/beta fold hydrolase translates to MPYVETGEGELLLFVHGSLCDYRYWQPQLAGLSKQYRCVSVSLTHYWPVTDTEPDQPFSWSEHADDVAEFIDRFGAGPAHVVGHSRGGCVAFHFARRHPQYVRTLTLADPGGPLQIAGRPPATLPETVNALRAKAAQLIETGDVEAGLQLFVDSVSRPGFWAMSTPGFRRMATDNAHTLARQFRDPLPAYVPEQAAEVRCPVLLIDGEKSPDMFRRTATALQTWLPDSRRETVRGASHGMNLAHPAAFNRYVDEFIRSVDV
- a CDS encoding rod shape-determining protein, which produces MARPTPHYPIFDRLFRQSVTVDLGTANTLIYTDNGGIVLNEPSVVAFQKESGAGQKRVAAVGTEARQLLGRAPGNVEAVRPMRHGVIANFSAAEQMIRQFVDMARPRPLFSRRAAFTLCVPAGATQVERRAIKEAAVAAGAWKVSLIGESLASAVGAGLPVSEAVGSMVVDIGGGTTEVGVISLGGLAYSGSVRVGGDSFDMEIVSYVRSLYGVLLGEQTAEHVKKGIGSAVRDVPLEHMNATGRSVDDGLPRTVQLSNHDIADAIEGPLRQVIGAVKRALETAPAELVTDIAHSGIVLTGGGALLGNLGRRLTNDLGLEVRVADEPLTCAVRGAGAAAAAGLLDESAYE